From the genome of Candidatus Promineifilum breve, one region includes:
- a CDS encoding DUF2298 domain-containing protein, with product MTDILSAIRWWAALTALGLAALPLVYTLLRRLPDRGFAFARPAGLLLVTYVFWLAGTLGFSANDGGGIALALLVVGGLSWLAYRRRPDSDPPLGEWLRANLTSVVVTELVFVGIFALWAWVRAQNPAISATEKPMEFAFLTGVGQSPTFPPLDPWLSGFAISYYYFGYVMVSLLSRLAFVAEPVAFNLAIAWIVAATATGAFGMVYNLIALRRPVTTDRGPQTADHSLIAPGSGRPSAVGGHGRAAIVLGLVAALAVPIAGNLQIGLELLHGNGIGSDAFWAWLDVRDVDGPAVNSPAIAPSAGSDATAAQPARYETSSWWWWRASRVIHEYHLSGRAEEGLEPIVENPAFSFILGDLHPHVLALPFAFLAMAVALAWWREITNYELGIRNSEPATRHAPPATTPSSFIIHPSSFIISLAVPWPLWLFTAVVLGGLSFLNTWDVGIYLFLVLGAWFLGHWFRAGTTRGLWRRTALLAVALVVPAALLYLPFYLGFRSQAGAPFILPFLMRPTRLAHYLIIFGMPMLVIVITLVTMAARRRFRHWQAGLGAAAALVGGLLLVMLLWTWLLAAGPESGRIVDLARELAITLPAHPGTTFAPGWGVRAVVALLPAVLGARLVSPWLVLLLAGVIALVVMLFRSWVEEEEKPQITQITQIEEEEIYPLIGQIGQIKEEGDPQISQITQIEEEENYPRIGQIEEKRGGAFDVAALGQVRVAADAEWGARAMPFVLLLILTGALLTLGPEFVYLRDNFGQRLNTTFKFYYQAWAMFGVAALVGLDYLWATRRGAADRVVAGLATAGYLALLAVALLFPFFAVQSRAAEYRGPARTADGAAADRQPATLDGLAQLARYNPAEYEAILWLRDNVAAAAGAPPVILEAVGGQYTGFGRVSAATGLPTVLGWAGHEWQWRGSDHPEPGRRETIVEQIYTTRDLGVVAFLLDEFGVHYIVVGDPEREQYGTVGLSKFDELPVAFANDRVTIYRWQPAAP from the coding sequence ATGACCGACATCCTCTCCGCCATCCGCTGGTGGGCGGCCCTGACCGCTTTGGGGCTGGCCGCCCTGCCCCTGGTCTACACGCTGTTGCGGCGGCTGCCCGACCGCGGCTTTGCGTTCGCGCGGCCGGCCGGGCTGCTGCTGGTGACCTACGTCTTCTGGCTGGCCGGCACGTTGGGCTTCAGCGCCAACGACGGCGGCGGCATTGCCCTGGCCCTGCTGGTCGTGGGCGGGCTGTCGTGGCTGGCCTACCGGCGGCGGCCGGACAGCGATCCGCCGCTAGGCGAATGGCTGCGGGCCAATCTGACCAGCGTCGTCGTCACCGAGCTGGTCTTCGTGGGCATCTTCGCCCTGTGGGCCTGGGTGCGCGCCCAGAACCCGGCCATCAGCGCCACCGAGAAGCCGATGGAATTCGCCTTCCTCACCGGCGTCGGCCAATCGCCCACCTTCCCGCCGCTCGACCCGTGGCTGTCGGGCTTCGCCATCAGCTACTACTACTTCGGCTACGTCATGGTGTCGCTGCTGAGCCGCCTGGCCTTCGTGGCCGAGCCGGTGGCCTTCAACCTGGCCATCGCCTGGATCGTGGCGGCCACGGCCACGGGGGCGTTTGGGATGGTGTATAACCTGATTGCCCTGCGGCGACCGGTGACCACAGACCGCGGACCACAGACCGCAGACCACAGTTTGATCGCTCCGGGCAGCGGTCGGCCGTCGGCTGTCGGCGGTCATGGCCGCGCCGCCATTGTTCTAGGTCTCGTAGCCGCCCTGGCCGTGCCTATCGCCGGGAATTTGCAGATCGGGCTGGAGCTATTGCACGGCAACGGCATCGGCTCGGATGCGTTCTGGGCCTGGCTCGACGTGCGCGACGTGGACGGCCCAGCCGTGAATAGCCCGGCCATCGCCCCGTCGGCCGGCAGCGACGCGACGGCCGCCCAGCCCGCCCGCTACGAGACGAGCAGTTGGTGGTGGTGGCGGGCCTCGCGGGTCATCCACGAGTACCACCTCTCCGGCCGCGCCGAGGAGGGGCTGGAACCCATCGTCGAGAACCCGGCCTTCAGCTTCATCCTGGGCGACCTGCACCCCCACGTGCTGGCCCTGCCGTTTGCCTTTCTGGCGATGGCGGTGGCATTGGCCTGGTGGCGGGAAATTACGAATTACGAATTAGGAATTAGGAATTCGGAACCCGCCACCCGCCACGCGCCACCCGCCACCACTCCCTCTTCCTTCATAATTCATCCTTCATCCTTCATAATTTCCCTCGCCGTTCCCTGGCCCCTCTGGCTCTTCACCGCCGTCGTGCTCGGCGGGCTGTCGTTCCTCAACACGTGGGACGTGGGCATCTACCTCTTCCTGGTGTTGGGGGCCTGGTTCCTGGGCCACTGGTTCCGGGCGGGGACGACACGCGGGCTGTGGCGGCGGACGGCGCTGTTGGCCGTGGCCCTGGTCGTGCCGGCGGCGCTGCTCTATTTGCCGTTCTACCTGGGCTTCCGCTCGCAGGCCGGCGCGCCGTTCATCCTGCCCTTCCTGATGCGGCCGACGCGGCTGGCCCACTACCTGATCATTTTCGGCATGCCGATGCTGGTCATCGTGATCACGCTGGTGACAATGGCTGCGCGGCGGCGCTTCCGCCATTGGCAAGCCGGGCTGGGCGCGGCGGCGGCGCTGGTGGGCGGGCTGCTGCTGGTCATGCTGCTGTGGACGTGGCTGCTGGCCGCCGGGCCGGAGAGCGGCCGCATCGTCGATCTGGCCCGCGAGTTGGCGATCACGCTGCCGGCCCATCCGGGCACGACGTTTGCGCCGGGCTGGGGGGTGCGGGCGGTGGTGGCCCTGCTGCCGGCGGTGCTGGGGGCGCGGCTGGTGTCGCCGTGGCTGGTGTTGCTACTGGCGGGGGTGATCGCGTTGGTCGTCATGCTATTTAGATCATGGGTGGAAGAAGAAGAGAAACCACAGATTACGCAGATTACGCAGATTGAAGAGGAAGAGATTTATCCGCTGATTGGGCAGATTGGGCAGATTAAAGAAGAAGGCGATCCGCAGATTTCGCAGATTACGCAGATTGAAGAGGAAGAGAACTATCCGCGGATTGGGCAGATTGAAGAGAAGCGCGGTGGGGCGTTTGATGTGGCCGCGTTAGGGCAGGTGCGGGTGGCGGCCGATGCCGAGTGGGGGGCGCGGGCCATGCCGTTTGTGCTGCTGCTCATCCTGACCGGGGCGCTGCTGACGCTGGGGCCGGAGTTCGTCTATTTGCGCGATAACTTCGGCCAGCGGCTCAATACGACCTTCAAGTTCTACTATCAGGCCTGGGCCATGTTCGGCGTGGCCGCGCTGGTGGGGCTGGATTATCTGTGGGCCACGCGGCGCGGCGCGGCCGATCGGGTCGTGGCCGGGCTGGCGACGGCCGGCTATCTGGCCCTGCTGGCCGTGGCCCTGCTCTTCCCGTTCTTCGCCGTCCAGTCGCGGGCCGCCGAATATCGCGGCCCGGCCCGCACCGCCGACGGCGCGGCGGCCGACCGCCAACCGGCCACGCTCGACGGTCTGGCCCAGTTGGCCCGCTACAACCCGGCCGAATACGAGGCCATCCTATGGCTGCGCGACAACGTGGCCGCCGCCGCCGGCGCGCCGCCGGTCATCCTGGAGGCCGTCGGCGGGCAATACACCGGCTTCGGCCGCGTCTCGGCCGCCACGGGGCTGCCCACCGTCCTGGGCTGGGCCGGGCACGAATGGCAATGGCGCGGCAGCGACCACCCCGAACCCGGCCGCCGCGAGACCATCGTCGAACAAATTTACACCACCCGCGACCTGGGCGTCGTCGCCTTCCTGCTGGATGAGTTCGGCGTCCACTACATCGTCGTCGGCGACCCGGAGCGCGAGCAATACGGCACGGTCGGGCTAAGCAAGTTCGACGAACTGCCGGTTGCCTTCGCCAATGACCGTGTTACCATTTACCGCTGGCAACCGGCCGCGCCATGA
- a CDS encoding DUF2298 domain-containing protein: MTAIDNDSPTTEPPPPGPTAPTGRSGLWFALLLLGVLALAGWLRFTGLNWDSGSHLHPDERFLTDLAGTLRSVDDPLDYFRTSISTLNPYNVGRSFYVYGNFPMTVTRYAAEWVAGLCEAATARAGVPPAWCGHRYDSYDGIQLVGRFLSALVDMVSVFLTFLIGRRLYGRWAGLLAALLLGLAVMPIQQAHFFTMDNWATAFTTLALYAAVRAAGLGDAAPRFQWRWFVLFGVALGLAVASRINMAPLALVIGVSAVIWMARERIGAQGRRGAGEQGGEEAQGSEDSGQWSVVSGQPPATRHSPPATRHSYLAVLGIALAALISLLTFRVAQPYAFMDAAMARQTALDETGQEPGTLEVAIKSIIGLNPQFLANMREIQGQQSPEALFPPAIQWTDRPAILFPLSNMILYGTGFVAGVVAWGAVVWALWRSLSGKQGSRGAGEQGSADSGQWSVVSGQPTAHYPLSTPEWMLHAIPLFWTLTYFLYMGTRWVKSVRYFLPLYPALFVLAGWAVVFLWRKAVIAQGRGGAGEQGSRGAGVQGSDTRATRHAPPATRYPLLVALLVALIIAPSLLWALMFTNIYRQPMTRIAASEWIFDNVPSGATLLYDTPDGTTAEMNLPLKGMLFEENGVPLFLDFTLPNDGVIRAVRFNYLSDPDFDGDGAIEDSETIRVRLNDGAATETVLALDGERRTVVVELPPLPLPGGQPARLTVEGGPGGPIRAGTSLLVNEHWDDLLPVSTGGRNAYGAYYTEVTGGQRPVTHPDSAEKREEVIAWLDEADYIMLSSQRAMWNLPRMALTYPLMIRYYEALFSGELGFELVAQFHGDTRLGPLQFSDTTAQLAWGDAPAIGWPPPGELAAEEAFSVYDHPPVWILRKTANYDPARTRALLESVDLSNVVVQNPLEATKARGGLLLSDYEAALQRAGGTFHEVFAVDGLLSTRPWLAAVVWMIALVLLGWAAFPLAFVALRGLPDRGYALARVLALLIIAYLPWLAASIKFMPFSRGTIALALVLLVAVSAAIFLRRRAEMVAFLRERASYILLIELVGVGLFLFMAFIRLGNPDVWDVIWGGEKPMDLSYFTAVMRSTVFPPYDPWFAGGTINYYYFGFVFVGALTKLLGIVPAVAYNLALPMLFSMTGLGVFSIAWNLVTAAPDLRGAGDAASGDAASPSPLRSTIRSRAAIAGFIAVALALLLGNLAQVSVIGQAWYQTGSASLEELPLIGGAARTLDGGLKMLGGQPSTLYPGDWFWIASRAINANEGEVQPITEFPYFTFLYGDLHAHMISMPLQLLALGWVVAVVLGSRGEQGGRGAGGQGREDSGQWAVVSGQPPVVRGPSSVVSGPPPATRYSLLATFLIGALVIGALRPTNTWDWPTYLLLGGLALAYAVIRREGLTWRAAGRAVILTVALFGVSSLLFLPFAANYGAAYSSVSLWPGSYTNPLNYFLVYGLFLFFVIPHLAREWRDWAAAWTEAGKRRLEPFGWLIVLGLAALVGLMALLLVRGQWVGPIALPLIVAAGLPALRPGLPAARRVVLALMSAALGLSLLVEVIVLDGDVGRMNTVFKFYLQAWLMLSVACGPAAVWAWPAVRRSRLRPAYTVVLGVLVFAALLYPLLATPAKWRVRMNRDAPHTLDGAAFLDYVEYGDTDYAGNSITIRPGDDRAAIDWLQRNVSGTPVILEAFGDNPYRSTAARVAMYTGLPTVIGWDWHQRQQRAVTPGTMVGNRIDDVNNFYNTLDVAQARAILAKYDVEYIFVGTLENAYYWPEGLAKLEGLVADGTLVEVFRDDAARILRVTGGG; this comes from the coding sequence ATGACTGCTATCGACAACGACTCCCCCACGACGGAACCACCGCCGCCCGGCCCCACCGCGCCCACCGGCCGGTCGGGGCTGTGGTTCGCATTGTTACTGCTGGGCGTGCTGGCCCTGGCCGGCTGGCTGCGCTTCACCGGCCTCAATTGGGACAGCGGCAGCCATCTCCACCCCGACGAGCGCTTCCTGACCGACCTGGCCGGCACGCTGCGCAGCGTCGATGACCCGCTGGACTACTTCCGCACGTCGATCTCCACGCTGAACCCGTATAACGTCGGCCGCAGCTTCTACGTCTATGGCAACTTCCCCATGACGGTGACGCGTTATGCCGCCGAATGGGTCGCCGGGCTGTGCGAGGCGGCGACGGCGCGGGCCGGTGTGCCGCCCGCCTGGTGCGGGCACCGCTACGATAGCTACGACGGCATCCAGTTGGTCGGCCGCTTCCTGTCGGCCCTGGTCGATATGGTGTCGGTCTTCCTCACTTTCCTCATCGGCCGGCGGCTCTATGGGCGCTGGGCCGGGCTGTTGGCGGCGCTGCTGCTGGGGTTGGCGGTCATGCCCATCCAGCAAGCCCACTTCTTCACGATGGACAACTGGGCCACGGCCTTCACCACACTGGCCCTCTACGCCGCCGTGCGCGCCGCCGGATTGGGCGACGCCGCGCCGCGCTTCCAATGGCGCTGGTTTGTGCTGTTCGGCGTGGCCCTGGGCCTGGCCGTGGCCTCGCGCATCAATATGGCGCCGTTGGCGCTGGTGATTGGCGTGAGTGCGGTTATTTGGATGGCACGGGAGAGGATTGGCGCGCAGGGGCGCAGGGGAGCAGGGGAGCAGGGGGGAGAAGAGGCGCAGGGGAGCGAAGACAGTGGTCAGTGGTCAGTGGTCAGTGGTCAGCCCCCCGCCACCCGCCACTCGCCACCCGCCACCCGCCACTCATATCTCGCCGTCCTCGGCATTGCGTTAGCCGCCCTCATCTCCCTCCTCACCTTCCGCGTCGCCCAGCCCTATGCCTTCATGGACGCCGCCATGGCCCGGCAGACGGCGCTGGACGAGACGGGCCAGGAGCCGGGCACGCTCGAAGTAGCCATCAAGTCCATCATCGGCCTGAACCCGCAATTCCTGGCCAACATGCGCGAGATTCAGGGGCAGCAATCGCCCGAAGCCCTCTTCCCGCCGGCCATCCAATGGACCGACCGCCCGGCCATCCTCTTCCCGCTCAGCAACATGATCCTCTACGGCACGGGCTTTGTGGCGGGGGTGGTGGCGTGGGGGGCGGTGGTTTGGGCATTGTGGCGATCGTTGTCGGGAAAGCAGGGGAGCAGGGGAGCAGGGGAGCAGGGGAGCGCGGACAGTGGGCAGTGGTCAGTGGTCAGTGGTCAGCCCACTGCCCACTACCCACTGTCCACTCCTGAATGGATGCTCCACGCCATCCCCCTCTTCTGGACGCTGACCTACTTCCTTTATATGGGCACGCGCTGGGTCAAGTCGGTGCGCTACTTCCTGCCGCTCTATCCGGCGCTGTTTGTGTTGGCCGGGTGGGCGGTGGTCTTCTTGTGGCGGAAGGCGGTTATCGCGCAGGGGCGCGGGGGCGCGGGGGAGCAGGGGAGCAGGGGAGCAGGGGTGCAGGGGAGCGACACACGCGCTACCCGCCACGCGCCACCCGCCACCCGCTACCCCCTACTCGTCGCTCTATTAGTCGCCCTCATCATCGCCCCCAGCCTCCTCTGGGCGCTCATGTTCACCAACATCTACCGCCAGCCGATGACGCGCATCGCCGCCTCGGAGTGGATATTCGACAACGTGCCCAGCGGGGCGACGCTGCTCTATGACACCCCCGACGGCACGACGGCCGAAATGAACCTGCCGCTCAAGGGCATGCTGTTCGAGGAAAACGGCGTGCCCCTCTTCCTCGATTTCACCCTGCCCAACGACGGCGTCATCCGCGCCGTGCGCTTCAACTATCTCAGCGACCCCGATTTCGACGGGGACGGGGCGATTGAAGACAGCGAAACCATCCGCGTGCGCCTCAACGACGGCGCGGCGACCGAAACCGTGCTGGCCCTCGACGGCGAGCGGCGGACGGTCGTCGTCGAACTGCCGCCGCTGCCCCTGCCCGGCGGCCAACCGGCCCGCCTGACGGTCGAGGGCGGCCCCGGCGGCCCCATCCGCGCCGGCACGAGCCTGCTGGTCAACGAGCATTGGGACGACCTGCTGCCGGTGAGCACCGGCGGCCGCAACGCTTACGGGGCCTACTACACCGAAGTGACCGGCGGCCAGCGCCCGGTGACCCACCCCGACAGCGCCGAGAAACGCGAGGAAGTCATCGCCTGGCTCGACGAGGCCGACTACATCATGCTCAGCAGCCAGCGGGCCATGTGGAACCTGCCGCGCATGGCCCTGACCTACCCGCTGATGATCCGCTACTACGAGGCCCTGTTCAGCGGCGAACTGGGCTTCGAGCTGGTGGCCCAGTTCCACGGTGACACCCGCCTCGGCCCGCTCCAGTTCAGCGACACCACCGCCCAACTGGCCTGGGGGGACGCGCCGGCCATTGGCTGGCCGCCGCCGGGCGAGCTGGCGGCCGAGGAAGCGTTCAGCGTCTACGACCACCCGCCGGTGTGGATTTTGCGCAAGACGGCGAACTACGACCCGGCGCGGACGCGGGCGCTGCTGGAGAGCGTCGATCTGAGCAACGTCGTCGTCCAGAACCCGCTGGAGGCAACCAAGGCCCGCGGCGGCCTGCTGCTGAGCGATTACGAGGCGGCGCTGCAACGGGCGGGCGGCACGTTCCACGAGGTCTTCGCCGTGGACGGGCTGCTCTCGACGCGGCCGTGGCTGGCGGCCGTGGTCTGGATGATCGCCCTGGTGCTGCTGGGCTGGGCGGCCTTCCCGCTGGCCTTCGTGGCCCTGCGCGGCCTGCCCGACCGGGGCTATGCCCTGGCGCGGGTGCTGGCCCTGCTCATCATCGCCTATCTGCCCTGGCTGGCGGCCAGCATCAAGTTCATGCCCTTCAGCCGGGGGACGATTGCCCTGGCGCTGGTGCTACTGGTGGCGGTCAGCGCGGCCATCTTCCTGCGGCGGCGGGCGGAGATGGTGGCCTTCCTGCGGGAGCGGGCGAGCTACATCCTGCTCATCGAGCTAGTGGGCGTGGGGCTGTTCCTGTTCATGGCCTTCATCCGCCTGGGCAACCCCGACGTGTGGGATGTCATCTGGGGCGGCGAGAAGCCGATGGATCTGTCCTACTTCACGGCCGTCATGCGCTCGACCGTCTTCCCGCCCTACGACCCGTGGTTCGCCGGCGGCACCATCAACTACTACTACTTCGGCTTCGTCTTCGTCGGCGCGCTGACCAAGCTGCTGGGCATCGTGCCCGCCGTGGCCTATAACCTGGCGCTGCCGATGCTGTTCAGTATGACCGGGTTGGGGGTGTTTAGTATTGCCTGGAATTTGGTGACTGCTGCCCCAGACCTCAGAGGTGCGGGCGATGCGGCATCGGGCGACGCCGCGTCGCCATCACCTCTGAGATCTACCATACGATCCCGCGCGGCCATTGCCGGCTTCATCGCCGTCGCCCTGGCTCTGCTGCTGGGCAATCTGGCGCAGGTGTCGGTCATCGGCCAGGCGTGGTATCAGACCGGTTCGGCGTCGCTGGAAGAGCTGCCGCTCATCGGCGGCGCGGCGCGCACCCTCGACGGCGGCCTGAAGATGCTCGGCGGCCAGCCATCGACCCTCTACCCCGGCGACTGGTTCTGGATCGCCTCGCGGGCCATCAACGCCAACGAAGGCGAAGTGCAGCCCATCACCGAATTCCCCTACTTCACCTTCCTCTACGGCGACCTGCACGCCCATATGATCAGTATGCCGTTGCAGTTGTTGGCGCTTGGCTGGGTGGTGGCTGTTGTGCTGGGGAGCAGGGGAGAGCAGGGGGGCAGGGGCGCAGGGGGGCAGGGGAGAGAAGATAGTGGGCAGTGGGCAGTGGTCAGTGGTCAGCCACCAGTGGTCCGTGGTCCGTCGTCCGTGGTCAGTGGTCCGCCACCCGCCACCCGCTACTCGCTACTCGCCACTTTCCTAATAGGCGCTCTCGTCATCGGCGCACTGCGGCCGACGAATACATGGGACTGGCCGACGTATTTGCTCCTGGGCGGGCTGGCCCTGGCCTACGCCGTCATCCGGCGCGAGGGTCTGACGTGGCGGGCGGCGGGGCGGGCGGTGATCCTGACCGTGGCCCTGTTCGGCGTGTCGTCGCTGCTCTTTTTGCCCTTTGCCGCCAACTACGGCGCGGCCTATTCCTCGGTGTCGCTGTGGCCCGGCTCCTATACCAACCCGTTGAACTACTTCCTGGTCTACGGCCTGTTCCTGTTCTTCGTCATCCCCCATCTGGCCCGCGAGTGGCGCGACTGGGCGGCGGCCTGGACCGAGGCGGGCAAGCGGCGGCTGGAGCCATTCGGCTGGCTGATCGTGTTGGGGCTGGCGGCGCTGGTGGGGCTGATGGCCCTGCTGCTCGTGCGCGGCCAATGGGTGGGGCCAATCGCCCTGCCGCTGATCGTCGCTGCCGGGCTGCCGGCGCTGCGGCCGGGGCTGCCGGCGGCGCGGCGGGTGGTGCTGGCCCTCATGTCGGCCGCGCTGGGCCTGTCGCTGCTGGTTGAGGTCATCGTCCTCGACGGCGACGTCGGCCGCATGAACACCGTCTTCAAATTCTATTTGCAGGCCTGGCTGATGCTGAGTGTAGCCTGCGGCCCGGCGGCGGTCTGGGCCTGGCCGGCGGTGCGGCGCTCCCGGCTGCGCCCGGCCTATACGGTGGTGCTCGGCGTGCTGGTCTTCGCCGCGCTGCTCTACCCGCTGCTGGCGACGCCGGCCAAGTGGCGGGTGCGCATGAACCGCGACGCGCCGCACACGCTGGACGGCGCGGCCTTCCTGGATTATGTCGAGTACGGCGATACCGATTACGCCGGCAACTCGATCACCATCCGGCCGGGCGACGACCGCGCGGCCATCGACTGGCTGCAACGCAACGTCAGCGGCACGCCGGTCATCCTGGAAGCGTTCGGCGACAACCCGTATCGCTCCACGGCGGCGCGGGTGGCGATGTACACCGGCCTGCCCACGGTCATCGGCTGGGACTGGCACCAGCGGCAGCAGCGGGCCGTCACGCCGGGCACGATGGTCGGCAACCGCATCGACGACGTGAACAACTTCTACAACACGCTCGACGTGGCACAGGCGCGGGCTATCCTCGCCAAGTATGATGTGGAATACATTTTCGTCGGCACGCTGGAGAATGCTTATTATTGGCCGGAGGGGTTGGCTAAGTTGGAGGGGTTGGTGGCGGATGGGACGTTGGTGGAGGTATTTCGGGATGATGCGGCGCGGATTTTGCGCGTGACGGGTGGCGGGTAG